In the Primulina huaijiensis isolate GDHJ02 unplaced genomic scaffold, ASM1229523v2 scaffold42201, whole genome shotgun sequence genome, one interval contains:
- the LOC140969541 gene encoding protein PHYLLO, chloroplastic isoform X1, with translation MNPFALQSQVSLPFSPSQHQETHQKTILKITKRGIFLRPAASPCFTNFGRGKNPISKAVSCSMAQDVVLERDTLLDAKEAEILVSTCITRNLPAALTLDQGLDCIKEAVEELVANPPSCSSGMYRFQLAVPPSAKALKWFSCQPDTSKVYPLFFLSNETENPTYKSLSLGRTRGVFGIGSAVNFKGTSPDASGENTAIQRSLPAETTSSKAYGFLDMEFNSKMSTVKNESGSFDLFIPQIELDEFEDISFLSATLAWDDSSICTFTEAVQKFELAFDQARHYCIDGTGWTRSSLLKFNNAEEHEQMVRVNALLLDGKNLEANKMRDSSTGFHQFSARLSPTLAITNNMIDKSNQVNSFIQDCPNINSVWANLIVEECTRLGLTYFCVAPGSRSSPLTIAASNHPLTTCAVCIDERSLAFHALGYAKGSNKPAVVITSSGTAVSNLFPAVVEASQNFVPLLVLSADRPPELVDVGANQAINQVNHFGVFARQFFSLQTSTDEVSARVVLTTVDSAVYKATSTPCGPVHINCPFREPLATSQKTWNRNCLKGLDPWMSTNEPFTSYIPFQHTLTSNQLNGPMTEVLKLIQGAMQGMLVLGSIYKEDDMWAALLLAKHLSWPVAVDVQSGLRLRKYVNSFLDKKNILFVDQLDQLLLSDSIRSWLQADVIVQIGSRITGRRVAQMIENCFPCSFIMVDEHSGRHDPSNIMTHRIQSTITQFSDCVIKCCSPQENQKWTEILRGLDMAVGWETSSFINSEHSLTEPYVARKIFETIRCGSALFIGNSMPVRDTDMYGSSWVQCTHGGSLMSSSGLPCHYVQVNSNRGASGIDGLISTAVGFAIGTNKRVLFVIGDVSFLHDTNGLSLLRERACRKPMVILVVNNHGGAIFSQLPVASTMDRRIMDQFFYTTHNVSLRDLFTAHGVKHIHVKTKGELDDALFTSQRDDVDCVVEVESSIDTNVEFHSNLRNFTRQASDHALSVLSNLSVSDSTSEGDKLYKINKMAYSQYRVQLNAPPTSASTGSDTATYYRDGFVISLTLEDGSTGYGEVAPLEIHRENLQDVEEQLRFLTHVIEGKTIDNVLPLLKYSFSSWIWNNLGIPPSSIYPSVRCGLEMALLSAISSRQGCTLLDILHPGSESSNRPSSVEICALIDSFGTPTETAFVASKLIEEGFNAIKIKVARRGDPDEDIAVIQEVRNKVGQDIVVRADANRKWTYDEAIKFASAVKDCGLQYIEEPVNNEEDIIKFCDETGMPVALDESINYTRENPLNFLQKYIHPGVAAVVIKPSVIGGFENAALIARWAQQHDKMTVISAAFESSLGLSAFVQFAQHLDLESAEMRKLMKKESEISIAHGFGTYKWFKEHVTAVPLNFHHSPDHGSVVASAVDAGRLLQQGRLNSDVLVRNSIQEQVKDYQLPVDVDGISVSLKVRETGESSDGTAVVFLHGFLGTGEDWAPIMKSVSGSTRCIAIDLPGHGESTLGYHGSRNGLDRPNLSIEVMVDMLCKVLDYLALKKVALVGYSMGARIALYTALKCSNKVERAVIISGSPGLIDTNARTTRKAKDDFRASMLISNGLKRFLDTWYAEELWTSLKIHPHFNQMVKNRLQHNDLHNLGKVLSDMSIGRQPSLWEDLEQNQVPLQIIVGGNDAKFKKIANEMVSRLNSAHKVAEPAQIIEIPNAGHAVHIENPLAVISAVRQFITMTNKN, from the exons ATGAATCCATTCGCCTTGCAATCACAGGTTTCCCTTCCTTTCTCGCCGTCGCAGCACCAAGAAACCCACCAGAAAACCATACTTAAAATCACTAAGCGTGGGATTTTTCTGAGACCTGCAGCTTCTCCATGTTTCACCAACTTCGGTCGAGGGAAAAATCCCATTTCTAAG GCTGTGAGTTGCTCGATGGCACAAGATGTTGTATTGGAAAGAGATACATTATTGGATGCTAAAGAAGCGGAGATATTGGTTTCCACTTGCATTACACGCAATTTACCGGCGGCTTTGACTTTAGATCAGGGATTGGATTGTATCAAGGAGGCTGTGGAGGAATTGGTGGCCAATCCCCCATCTTGTTCAAGCGGCATGTATAGATTTCAG CTTGCTGTGCCTCCTAGTGCAAAAGCATTGAAGTGGTTTAGTTGCCAACCAGATACATCGAAGGTGTatcctttattttttctttcaaatgagACGGAGAATCCAACATATAAATCGCTTTCTCTGGGAAGAACCAGAGGAGTTTTTGGCATTGGTTCAGCTGTCAACTTCAAGGGGACTTCCCCTGATGCTTCAGGAGAGAACACTGCAATACAGAG ATCTCTTCCAGCTGAAACAACATCTTCAAAGGCTTATGGTTTCTTGGATATGGAGTTCAATTCAAAGATGTCTACCGTAAAGAACGAGAGTGGTTCATTTGATCTTTTCATTCCTCAG atCGAGTTGGATGAATTTGAGGATATTTCCTTCCTAAGTGCTACACTAGCGTGGGATGACTCTTCAATATGTACCTTTACTGAAGCTGTTCAAAAATTTGAGCTCGCTTTTGACCAG GCTAGACATTACTGTATAGATGGTACTGGATGGACTCGTTCTTCCCTTTTAAAGTTCAACAATGCAGAGGAACATGAGCAAATG GTACGTGTAAATGCTCTCTTGTTAGATGGAAAGAATCTTGAAGCCAACAAAATG AGAGATTCTTCGACTGGATTCCATCAGTTCTCTGCCAGGCTTTCACCGACTTTAGCTATTACGAATAACATG ATAGATAAGTCGAATCAAGTTAACTCCTTCATTCAAGATTGTCCTAATATCAATTCCGTATGGGCGAACCTTATAGTTGAAGAATGCACTCGGCTTGGTTTGACG TACTTTTGTGTAGCACCTGGATCAAGGTCTTCTCCCCTGACAATTGCTGCATCTAATCATCCCCTCACAACTTGTGCTGTGTGCATTGATGAACGATCCCTTGCATTCCATGCCCTTGGTTACGCCAAAGGTTCCAACAAACCGGCAGTGGTCATAACATCATCAGGCACAGCCGTCTCAAATCTTTTTCCAGCT GTTGTGGAAGCTAGCCAAAATTTTGTACCACTTCTTGTGCTATCAGCTGATCGTCCTCCGGAGCTGGTAGATGTTGGGGCAAACCAAGCAATCAATCAG GTGAATCATTTTGGTGTATTTGCAAGGCAATTTTTTAGTCTTCAGACTTCTACTGACGAGGTTTCTGCAAGAGTGGTTCTTACTACCGTGGACTCTGCAGTATACAAGGCAACCTCCACACCATGCGGTCCCGTACATATTAACTGTCCTTTCCGAGAACCACTAGCAACCAGTCAAAAAACTTGGAATCGCAACTGTTTAAAAGGATTAGATCCTTGGATGTCAACTAACGAACCATTTACCAGCTATATCCCATTTCAACATACCTTGACAAGTAATCAATTGAATGGCCCTATGACTGAAGTTCTGAAACTGATTCAAGGAGCGATGCAAGGAATGTTAGTTCTTGGTTCTATTTACAAAGAAGATGACATGTGGGCAGCACTTCTACTGGCTAAACACTTATCGTGGCCAGTTGCAGTGGATGTTCAATCTGGCTTACGTTTGAGGAAATATGTGAATTCGTTTCTTGACAAAAAGAACATTTTATTTGTTgatcaacttgatcagttgctacTCTCAGACTCTATCAGATCTTGGTTGCAGGCTGATGTTATAGTCCAG ATTGGAAGTCGGATAACTGGGAGACGGGTTGCTCAGATGATAGAAAATTGCTTTCCATGCTCGTTTATCATGGTTGACGAGCATTCAGGTCGTCACGATCCTTCAAATATAATGACACATAGGATCCAAAGTACCATCACTCAATTCAGTGATTGCGTCATTAAGTGCTGCTCGCCACAAGAAAACCAGAAATGGACAGAAATTCTACGAGGATTGGACATGGCG GTGGGCTGGGAGACATCATCTTTTATTAATTCCGAGCATTCACTGACTGAACCTTATGTCGCacgtaaaatatttgaaaccatTCGCTGTGGATCTGCTTTGTTTATCGGAAACAGCATGCCAGTACGTGATACTGACATGTATGGGAGTAGCTGGGTGCAATGCACACATGGTGGTTCACTGATGAGTAGCTCTGGATTACCATGCCACTATGTGCAGGTTAACAGCAATCGAGGTGCTAGTGGCATTGATGGTTTGATTAGCACTGCTGTTGGATTCGCAATAGGCACCAACAAACGA GTGCTTTTTGTGATAGGAGATGTTTCATTCCTGCATGATACCAATGGATTGTCACTACTAAGAGAACG GGCCTGCCGTAAACCAATGGTTATACTCGTGGTTAACAATCATGGTGGTGCAATATTTAGTCAACTTCCAGTAGCTAGTACAATGGACAGAAGAATTATGGACCAGTTTTTCTACACAACCCACAATGTATCACTTCGTGATCTATTCACAGCACATGg GGTGAAGCATATCCACGTGAAGACAAAGGGGGAGTTGGATGATGCGTTGTTTACATCTCAGCGAGACGATGTTGATTGCGTTGTGGAAGTCGAGAGCTCAATTGATACCAATGTTGAATTCCATAG CAATTTGAGGAATTTTACTCGCCAGGCGTCTGATCATGCTTTAAGTGTCCTTTCAAATCTGTCAGTTTCTGATTCCACCTCAGAGGGTGACAAGctttataaaatcaataaaatggCATACTCTCAGTACAG GGTTCAGCTAAATGCCCCACCTACTTCAGCTTCTACGGGTTCCGATACCGCCACATACTATAGAGATGGTTTTGTGATTAGTTTGACACTTGAAGATGGAAGTACTGGATACGGAGAG GTTGCGCCTCTTGAAATCCACCGGGAGAATTTGCAGGATGTGGAGGAGCAACTTCGATTTCTCACTCACGTCATAGAAGGAAAAACAATCGATAATGTATTACCTTTGTTGAAGTATTCCTTTTCTTCTTGGATATGGAACAATTTAGGAATTCCA CCAAGTTCGATCTACCCTAGTGTCAGATGTGGCTTAGAGATGGCTCTTCTCAGTGCAATTTCAAGTAGACAAGGCTGCACTTTATTGGATATTCTCCATCCAGGGAGTGAGTCATCCAATAGGCCATCTTCAGTTGAAATCTGTGCTCTAATTGATTCTTTTGGAACCCCCACGGAAACTGCTTTCGTCGCTTCCAAACTCATTGAAGAGGGATTCAACGCCATAAAGATTAAG GTGGCACGCCGGGGTGATCCTGATGAAGATATTGCTGTGATACAAGAGGTGAGAAATAAAGTGGGACAGGACATTGTGGTTCGTGCTGATGCAAATAGGAAATGGACTTATGACGAAGCCATAAAGTTTGCCAGTGCTGTCAAAGATTGTGGCCTACAGTATATTGAG GAGCCGGTTAATAATGAAGAAGATATAATCAAATTTTGCGACGAAACTGGCATGCCGGTGGCATTAGATGAATCTATCAACTATACTAGGGAAAACCCATTgaatttccttcaaaaatatatcCACCCTGGGGTAGCTGCCGTT gtCATAAAGCCGAGTGTAATCGGAGGCTTTGAAAATGCAGCATTGATTGCTCGATGGGCTCAGCAGCATGACAAGATGACTGTCATTAGTGCTGCATTTGAAAGTTCGCTTGGTTTGTCTGCTTTTGTTCAATTCGCTCAGCATCTGGACCTAGAAAGCGCAGAAATGCGAAAATTGATGAAAAAGGAATCCGAAATATCCATAGCACACGGTTTTGGAACTTATAAGTGGTTTAAAGAACATGTGACAGCAGTGCCTCTGAATTTCCATCACAGTCCAGACCATGGCTCGGTTGTGGCATCTGCTGTTGATGCTGGACGACTCCTGCAGCAAGGTCGATTGAATTCTGACGTGCTTGTTAGGAACTCTATTCAAGAACAAGTGAAGGATTACCAGTTACCAGTTGATGTAGATGGCATATCGGTTTCTCTCAAAGTTCGTGAGACAGGGGAAAGCAGTGAT GGTACTGCAGTTGTGTTTCTTCACGGGTTTCTCGGAACAGGTGAAGATTGGGCCCCAATTATGAAATCTGTTTCGGGCTCGACTCGATGCATTGCCATCGACCTTCCTGGTCATGGAGAATCAACACTGGGATATCATGGTAGTAGAAATGGTTTAGACCGCCCAAACTTATCCATTGAGGTCATGGTTGATATGTTATGCAAGGTGTTGGACTATCTCGCTCTCAAAAAAGTTGCACTAGTTGGATATTCAATGGGGGCACGTATTGCTTTATACACTGCGCTAAAATGTAGCAATAAG GTGGAAAGAGCTGTCATTATTTCTGGAAGCCCCGGTTTGATCGACACAAATGCGAGAACGACCCGTAAAGCTAAAGATGACTTCAGAGCAAGCATGCTTATCTCGAATGGattgaaacgatttttagatACTTGGTACGCCGAAGAACTGTGGACGAG CTTGAAAATTCATCCACATTTCAACCAGATGGTCAAGAATCGTTTGCAGCATAACGACTTACACAATCTTGGGAAAGTTCTGTCTGATATGAGCATCGGAAGGCAACC ATCATTGTGGGAAGATTTGGAACAAAACCAAGTGCCCCTTCAGATTATAGTTGGAGGAAATGATGCCAAGTTCAAGAAAATCGCTAACGAGATGGTGTCGAGACTCAACAGTGCACACAAGGTCGCGGAGCCAGCACAAATTATCGAAATCCCAAATGCAGGACATGCTGTGCATATTGAGAATCCCCTTGCTGTTATCAGCGCTGTCAGGCAGTTCATAACAATGACAAATAAGAATTAA